The DNA segment GAACGGAGGAGGATTATTGCCTTCCAGTTCAGCTTTAAAGAGCCAGTATTCCTCAGGAATAAACACTCGCCTTTCTTTTTCACGCTCGACTACAAGTTTAAGCGCAACGGACTGAACCCTTCCGGCTGAAATTCCGCGCTTAACTTTTTTCCATAAAATAGGAGAAATTTTATAACCGACAAGACGGTCGAGAATACGGCGGGCCTGCTGAGAATCAAAAAGCTGCTCATTAAGCGGCTGAGGATTCTCAAGGGCTTCTTTAACGGCACGCGCTGTAATTTCGTTGAACTGAATACGACTTACGTTTTTATTAACGTCCTCAAGAATGGCCGCAACGTGCCATCCAATAGCTTCCCCTTCTCGGTCGGGGTCAGGTGCCAGATAGACGTGGTCAGCTTTGGCTGCCGCTTTTCTCAGTTTACTTACCACATCCTCTTTACCGGGGATGATCTGGTATTGAGGTGTGAAATCACCTTCTTCATCAACACCAAGCTTATTCTTTGGCAAATCTCGGACGTGACCGACTGAAGCGGCCACTTGATAGTTTTTACCAAGGAACTTGCTGATGGTCTTCACCTTTGCTGGGGACTCGACGACAATAAGATCTTTACTCATAGTTTGGAGCCTATAACCATCAAGAGGACACTATGCAACCATAAAAACAACATGAAAACAAATTATAGCCCTTAAAAAGAAGTGCATAGAGGGTGTAAGGGTTATTATTAAACCCGCTAACAATCAGGAAGAAATGATTTTTTTAACTTGGACAACTTAGTCTGTAAAAATTTTACATCATTTGAATCGCGTGCAGATAATTCAAGCTCCTTAGCAGCCACACTTACATCAGGAAGTCCGAAAGTTCTGGCTGAACCTGCAAGAGCGTGGGCTCCTTTATATAAGTTTTCAAGAGCATCTTCGCTGCCGGATGAAGCATACTCGGATAAAAATCCTTCAATCTTCATAACTCGATCTCCAAGATCAGCGGCATATCGTTCATTCAATTCAGCCAGTTTTTTTTCCAATTCATTCACGTTTCACCCCTGTAGACAATAAACTTTGTGGACCGTTGTAGATCTATTTTTAAGATTGGAGACTCTGCTTCCGTTCTTTGCGCTTTTCTTTCCATTCCATGAATCCCATAAGAAGATCCCATTCGACCGGTATAATGAACAAAGTCAGGAAAGTCGCAGTACAAAGCCCTGTTACAAAGGTTGAAGCCATGGCTCCCCAGACCAGTGAATACGATGGAAAACCTATCGCCATCGGCAATAACCCGAGAGTTGTGGTCAAAGTTGTAAGCAAAATCGGCCTGAGTCTTATTCTGACTCCTTCACGGAGTGCTTCTTTGCGGCTCAATCCGGCCTGATAAAGTTTATTAATAAAATCCAGTAACACTAGCGAATCATTAACAACAATCCCTGTGACACCCACAGTTGCGATAAAGCTGTTCACCGTAAATATGGTTTGCGACAAGAATGTGCCGAGTATAACCCCTGTCAGTGAAAAAACAACCGCGGAAAGTATGATCACAGGTTGAAGGTATGATTGAAACTGAGTCGCTAAAACCAGATAAATTATCAATATTGCGGTAAAAAAGGCGTATATAAGGGAAGTATACGATTTTCTTGTAGATTCAAATTCACCGGAAAAATTAATAGAAGCTCCGGGAAAATCTCCGCGCACGGATTCATAGAATTTTTTAATCCTGTTTACCGCAGTAGGTGAAGAAAGCCTTGAACCCGGTTTAATATTGGCTGTGATCGTCACAGCACGCTGACTCATAAACCTGTTGAATTGCCCCGGCTCCATATAAATAGATGCCTTACACAAATCTCCGAGCCTGAGAGGACTTTCGTTATGCTCCAGTACCGGAATGCTGAGAGCATCCTCAGGTGAAGTTAGAAATTCAGGATCTATCTTTAGACGCAGGTCTACATCTTCGTCAGCCAGTCTGAATTCTCCTACAAAACGACCATCCAAAACCGAGCCGGATAATCTTGCAACCTGCTTCGGGTTAAGCCCGTATTCTGCGATACGTTCATTTATGGGTAAAAATCTGAAGATTCTATTGGGAGTACCATCATCTTTACCAAGATTAACAAGCTCAGGCCCTAATTCTTCATTTCCTTTTATAAAATCAAGTATTACTTTTGTCAGTTCCTGCACTGCCCCATGATCAGCGCCGAGCACTCTAATGTTTAAATCTTTTCCGGTGGGGGGCCCGTCTTTTTCAGGACGAACGCGAAGAGTCCAGCCCTCTTCACCGAATTTTTCAATTTCCTTTCTGATAAATTCCAAATGAGTTCCGGGATCATTTTCAGGAGCATCAGCAAAGACCTGTTTATTTTTTGCGGGCAGTTCAATTACGATATTTCCTAAGTTGCTGCCATGCACCATTTCATAATCTTCATTTTGATAGAATCCGGCAAAAGCAGTAGCTGATTTAGACATGCCCGGTCCCATTTTTTCAATATACACCGACATTCTTTTCAACTTGTCAGATGTAATTTCAATGGGAGTTGCAACCGGACCTTCCATTTCAATATAATACAGGCTGTAATCATCAGGGAAAAACTTGATTTTAATCAGCGGAATTGCACCGGAAACAGATACCCCCAGAATAAATATCGCCAGAACAAAAGCAGCAAAAACTACAGAGAGTGAAGTAAAACGGAACCGCATAACAAGTGAAAGCAATTTATCAGTCCAACGCCTTAAAGGACGCATAAAAACAGGCTCGTGTGCTAACTTATCGCTTCCCTTGGAAAGTTTTTTAGCTCCCGGCCAATCGAGAAAATGAGAAGGAAGAATCACCAGACACTCAATCAGAGAAGCAATCAGCGCAAAGGTTACGGCTTTTGGAACCTGAGCAAAAAATTCACCTGTCGATCCAGACATAATAAGCATGGGTAGAAACGCCGCAACAGTCGTGGCGGTGGCTGAAATAACAGGCCAGAAAACCTCAGAGGTCCCATCCACAACAGCTTCCCGCAGATTTTTGCCTTCCTGAACATGACGAAAAATATTCTCAACGACTACGATTGCGTCATCAACAATTATTCCGCTGACCAGCACAAAGGAAAAAAGAGTAATCTGATTAAGAGAATTACCTGTAAGATGCATGATTGTCATAGTCACAAGAAAGGCAAAAGGAACTCCGATTGTAGTCAACATCGCGTTACGGAACCCCATAACAAGATAGATCACCACAAAGACAAGCCCGATACCTACAAGCAGGTTAAGTCCCAGCGTTTTCATGGCCTCATCAATATGAAGTCTCTGATCGTTGGTCAGTACAAGCTTAACCCCTTCACGCTCAAGAGCTTCTTTAAATGAAGCCACGACAACTTCGACTTCTTCCGCAATCGTAACCGCGTTTCCGTCTCTGGTTTTAACGATTTTAAGGGTTACGGCATTTTGACCGTTAATGGACGTTATCACCTGCGGATCACGGTAGGAAACCCGCGCATCACTCATAACATTGCCAATCGTTACAAACGAACCGTCTCCGTCCATGCGAATAATAGTCTCCGCTATCTCCTCTCTGGTACGAAACCGTTCATCAACAACAATTACATACTCTCCGGTATTAGAAACAAAGTCTCCGGCAGGAATAGAAATATTTGCATCTTCCAAAGCTCTGGCAGCATCTTCGAAAGTTATCTTAGTGCGAATTAATTTTTCAGGATCTAAATTTACATGGAATTCACGTACATATTCACCCTCAATCTCGACTTGATTGACTCCTTGAATTTTACGCAGCGGCACCTTCATTTCGTCCGCCATCATTGCAAGAGCACGGTTGGCTCTATCACCCACAAGGCATACCCTGATAACAGGGAGCCATTCACTCACATTAATTTCCATAAAGGACGGCGGGTCCATCTCTTTTGGCAGGTCATTTTGAATAGAAAGAACTCTGAAACGCAGTTCATCATAACTTGTTTTGTAATCTGTATCATCGATGAATTTTACAAGAACACTGGACCGTTCACGAAAGGAGCGTGATCGGATGTATTCGACGTTCTCCAGATCATCAAGCGCGTCCTCAATCTTCTTTGTTACTAGAGCTTCAACGTCTGCGGGGGATGCACCCGGTAAGAATCCCGTGATCACAACCTTACCCATGTGAACATTCGGATAACGTTCAACAGGAAGATCATATGCACAGAAAAGACCGACCACCATCAGCAATATAAAAATTATATTTATAAAAACAGTCTGTTTCAGAGTAAACCGCATCAGTCCCTTCATGTGAAGGCTCCTTGTCAGATTGAAATTAACCTTGATAACCGTTCAAGAAATACTATGGCTTCAATAAAAACTGTTCACCAGCTTTGACGGCTCTTGAGGAGACACGGACTTTGCCATCCTTTGTTTTGCCAAGAACTAAAACTTTAACCCTTACGCCGTCGGGTCTGACAAGAAACCGGTCATCATAGGCTTTAACCATCGCAGATTCGGGGACAATCACAGAGCCGCCCTGATCAGGCATTTCAATCTTTAATTCTGTACGAAGCCCGCCTCTGAACTTAAAATCTCCGCTGGAGATTTCAAAACCTACATCAATTTTACGAGTTTCAGGATCAAAATCAGGAGAAATACGCTCAAGCTTTGCTTCAACAGATTTATCAATATCAGGGAGATCAAGAGTAACCTTGCCTTCCATTTTATTAATTTTTTCAAGTTCTTTCACTGTAAGGGCATAAGGAACTAAAAGAATTTTAAAATTACCGAGTTCTGCGACCTTTTCACCTTTAGTCACCCACTCTCCCGGCTCAATATAGCGCTTAACGACCTTCCACCCTACGGGAGCACGCAGGGTATAGCGGCGTAAATGCTCCTGATCAACGTTAAGCTTAAGCTGTAGCGACCTGAGAAGGCTTTCGGCGCTTTTAAGATTACGGATATGCAGATCAAGCTCAGACTGAGCGGCCGTATTCTTTTTAACCAGCTTAATATAGCGCCCTGCCTCTTTATGATAATAATGCACATCGGACTTAAGCCTCTCGGTGTCAGCCTTCAACTGCGCAATTTCGAGCTTGATAAACTTTGGATCAAGATCCGCAAATAAGCCATCTGCACCGATTGTGTCCCCGATATCTGCATGAACGTTGATACACATAGCGGACTCTTCACTCACCAGAGTCATTTCGACTCTAGGCCGAGTAAATCCGGTTAAGGATATAACCCGTGCAGCCGGTATGGCTTCAAATACTTCCGGCGAAGAAGCCCCAACCGTTGTAGGAACTGTCAGACCAAGCAGCACAACCAAAAGAAAAGAAAGAAAAAAATCAATACAGCTATGTTTTATCTTCATATTGCTTAGCCTTTTTCAATTTTTCACGCTCAATTTGCGGAATAGTTATAAAATCTAAAACATCTTCAAAAATATTATCCATATCTATATCAGGTAAACAACATTGCAGTTTGCCGGTTGCCGCCAACGAAGCCAGCCCGTGAACAGAAGCCCACAAAGCCGCCACAGCCGTATCAACCGAAATATCTCCCACAACTCCGGTTGCAATACACTCGCGCACGGTCTCTTTAAAATTCAAGAAATTCTGATGAGGCTTGCCTAACCATTTTTCAGAGGAACAAAACGATGGAGTCGCTTTGATAAAAAGAAGATCATAATATTCAGGCTCTTCCCTTGCAAAATTAAGATAAATACGCCCACCTTCTCTGACCCGCTGAAAAGGATCTTCAATATCTGGCAGATGCTTTTCCATTTCAGCAAACCTCTGCTGTCCTTCCTCTCGAAGACAAAGAACAAGCTCTTCTTTGTTCTTAAAATAACGGTAAAGAGCAGCGGGGCTGTAATCTATCCGTGAAGCTATTTTGCGCATCGAAACATTATCAAAACCGTCCTTGGCAAAAAGCTCTTTTGCAGCATCAATAATCAGCTGCCTCATACGATCATGTTCTATTTTCTTTCTGGTGGATGTTGTCATGAGAATAGAACTAGCAAGCAGTGTTCACTTTGTAAACACCGTTCACGCTTCTTCTGACACCCTTTTGGGGGGCAAAATATACATGCATAGGTCACAGCTGACCTTGCATTTTTGATCAACTCTGTTTGTGAATAATGAAAGAAGGAGGGTAAAATAAATGTGAAAGAAATATGAACATTACGGATTTATAGCTTTGCTGCCGTTAAAAATAACCTGCCATAAACGTTCAAAGGCGTGCCCGGTATTATTCGTATCACGGGGATCTGCTTCAATTATCGAAAGTGCATTTTTATAAAAGTCCAAGGGCCGGGTAAGAATTCGATCCCTTCGAACCATAAAAAGACCTGTAGCTGCGCTCGCAATAAATTGCTCAGGGGATGTACGGTTGAAAAGCTTTTCATACAAATCACCTACA comes from the Maridesulfovibrio ferrireducens genome and includes:
- a CDS encoding efflux RND transporter permease subunit, with protein sequence MKGLMRFTLKQTVFINIIFILLMVVGLFCAYDLPVERYPNVHMGKVVITGFLPGASPADVEALVTKKIEDALDDLENVEYIRSRSFRERSSVLVKFIDDTDYKTSYDELRFRVLSIQNDLPKEMDPPSFMEINVSEWLPVIRVCLVGDRANRALAMMADEMKVPLRKIQGVNQVEIEGEYVREFHVNLDPEKLIRTKITFEDAARALEDANISIPAGDFVSNTGEYVIVVDERFRTREEIAETIIRMDGDGSFVTIGNVMSDARVSYRDPQVITSINGQNAVTLKIVKTRDGNAVTIAEEVEVVVASFKEALEREGVKLVLTNDQRLHIDEAMKTLGLNLLVGIGLVFVVIYLVMGFRNAMLTTIGVPFAFLVTMTIMHLTGNSLNQITLFSFVLVSGIIVDDAIVVVENIFRHVQEGKNLREAVVDGTSEVFWPVISATATTVAAFLPMLIMSGSTGEFFAQVPKAVTFALIASLIECLVILPSHFLDWPGAKKLSKGSDKLAHEPVFMRPLRRWTDKLLSLVMRFRFTSLSVVFAAFVLAIFILGVSVSGAIPLIKIKFFPDDYSLYYIEMEGPVATPIEITSDKLKRMSVYIEKMGPGMSKSATAFAGFYQNEDYEMVHGSNLGNIVIELPAKNKQVFADAPENDPGTHLEFIRKEIEKFGEEGWTLRVRPEKDGPPTGKDLNIRVLGADHGAVQELTKVILDFIKGNEELGPELVNLGKDDGTPNRIFRFLPINERIAEYGLNPKQVARLSGSVLDGRFVGEFRLADEDVDLRLKIDPEFLTSPEDALSIPVLEHNESPLRLGDLCKASIYMEPGQFNRFMSQRAVTITANIKPGSRLSSPTAVNRIKKFYESVRGDFPGASINFSGEFESTRKSYTSLIYAFFTAILIIYLVLATQFQSYLQPVIILSAVVFSLTGVILGTFLSQTIFTVNSFIATVGVTGIVVNDSLVLLDFINKLYQAGLSRKEALREGVRIRLRPILLTTLTTTLGLLPMAIGFPSYSLVWGAMASTFVTGLCTATFLTLFIIPVEWDLLMGFMEWKEKRKERKQSLQS
- a CDS encoding efflux RND transporter periplasmic adaptor subunit produces the protein MKIKHSCIDFFLSFLLVVLLGLTVPTTVGASSPEVFEAIPAARVISLTGFTRPRVEMTLVSEESAMCINVHADIGDTIGADGLFADLDPKFIKLEIAQLKADTERLKSDVHYYHKEAGRYIKLVKKNTAAQSELDLHIRNLKSAESLLRSLQLKLNVDQEHLRRYTLRAPVGWKVVKRYIEPGEWVTKGEKVAELGNFKILLVPYALTVKELEKINKMEGKVTLDLPDIDKSVEAKLERISPDFDPETRKIDVGFEISSGDFKFRGGLRTELKIEMPDQGGSVIVPESAMVKAYDDRFLVRPDGVRVKVLVLGKTKDGKVRVSSRAVKAGEQFLLKP
- a CDS encoding Hpt domain-containing protein, translated to MNELEKKLAELNERYAADLGDRVMKIEGFLSEYASSGSEDALENLYKGAHALAGSARTFGLPDVSVAAKELELSARDSNDVKFLQTKLSKLKKSFLPDC
- a CDS encoding TetR/AcrR family transcriptional regulator; the protein is MTTSTRKKIEHDRMRQLIIDAAKELFAKDGFDNVSMRKIASRIDYSPAALYRYFKNKEELVLCLREEGQQRFAEMEKHLPDIEDPFQRVREGGRIYLNFAREEPEYYDLLFIKATPSFCSSEKWLGKPHQNFLNFKETVRECIATGVVGDISVDTAVAALWASVHGLASLAATGKLQCCLPDIDMDNIFEDVLDFITIPQIEREKLKKAKQYEDKT